The genomic window TAATTTCTGAGGGCATTTTCGGGATTATAAGAGAAGGGAAGAGATTTAATCCCTAAATCCCATCGATACGCAAAGGGTAGAGAGTTGATTTTACAAATTTCGTTGCaggttcttcttctctattttaaTGGCGAGATTCAGTTGATTCTATCTTAACAAGAggttagttttgatcattaatcgATTATGTCAATCTATGTCAACTATTTCAAATGGATTATGTCAATCTTTGTTCATATTTTGgtgtattttagggtttttaagaagaCTATTGGAATGTAAtttggttttgatcattaacaaatACTGGTAGTCTGGTACCCAAAACTGATGCTAGATTTTTGCAATTTAGGTCCAAGGGAAGATACATCTTATATGCATATCCAGCAAAGGCAAAGTCGCTGAAGAAACATCAAAACAGTTCATCTAGCAACTGGGTATTAAAATAGATAGCTCCATGTCTTTACAGATTACAacgattttaatttttgtgtaCTGATTTTCACTGCTTATATATTAATCCCAAAGAAGCTACAGTTGTGTGATAATATTCTTTCTATATTGTCTTTCTTGCTTGGTTCAGGTCTATTTACATACTTATTgcacttttgttttgtttgtttctgTTTTAGGGATTTGGATTTGAATTTTCTGTTTTACTTATTGCTACTGATTTCCTTAAGATTGGTTGTTGATGGAAATGTTGAGGTTTAATCTATTGTGTTGTTGATGGAAATGTTGAGGTTTaatttgttgtgttgttgatgaTAGTATTAGTATGTAGTTGCATACATTATCAGTCTGTTCCTgggatttaatttgttttatttctGTTGTAGGTTGTGATTATGGATTCTTCTAATGCATCAAATTCAAATACGGCAAACACTACCTGTGATTTATTGCCCTCTTCTTCGGCTACTCAAACTAAAGATCCAGCATGGGAATGGGGTGAACGCCAAGACCTAGCAAATCAAAATATAATTACTTGTTTGTTATGTAAGAAATTAATTCGTGGTGGTGGAATTACTAGGCTTAAGGAGCATCTTTTACATATTAAAGGGAATGTTTCTTCATGTCCAAATGTGTCCATTGATATTATGAACAAAGTTGGTCTGGTGAATTCTGTAAAGAGGACCAAAAAAGCTCATAAGGATAACATTGATTTAGCGTATCGGCGTGCAAACAACTCAGATGAAGCCTCTGATGCTGATACCGATGttgaagaacaagaagttgaAATTGATGGCAATATGGGCAGTCgtggtgctggtgctggtgctaGTGCTGGTGTGGGTGCTAGTCAACTAGTTTCTCAGAATCAGACAAAGAGAAAGAGGATAAGCCAAAGTAATAGTAGAGGTCCAATTGATTTATATATGAAGACAGACCACAAAAAAACTCAACAGGCCACTCTTGAAAGAGACTCAGCTGTGAAAGAGAAGTTAATGAAGACTGCATGGAAATGCATTTCAGCTTGGATGACTGAGAATTCAGTATCATTTAACACTGTTCGTTGCCCAAGTTTCAAAGAAATGATATATGCAATAGGCGACTATGGGAAAGGTAAGCAGTTGTGATATGCTCAGTTGATTTTAGCTATAATACGTGCTTTAATCTGTTCTTCTTATCGTATATTCATTTGGTTTACTTTTgctttttatgttgttttttgttAGCTATGCCCCCACCATCTTACCATCAGATTCGTACGAATCTTTTCAAGGACCGGTTAGTAGAAATGAAGAAATTTGTTGATACATTTAGGGAACATTGGAAGAGGTTTGGATGTTCTATCATGTCTGATGGCTGGACAGATGGGAAAAAGCGACATCTTATTAACTTTTTGGTGAATTGTCCGAAAGGGACAGTTTTTTTGAAGTCTGTGGATGCGTCAAACAGAACCAATGATGCTGATTTTATACGTGGGCTTGTAAAGGAGGTAATTAACGATGTTGGGGAAGAAATATAGTTCAGTTCATTACCGATAATGGTTCAAATTTTAAAAAGGCAGGGAAAGATTTAATGCTTGAATACCCAAATATGTTTTGGACTCCTTGTGGTGCTCATTGTGTTCAGTTGATGCTAGAAGAACTTGGTGGCAAGCTTCCACGAATCAAGACAGCCGTCATTCTAGGTAAGAGACTCGTTACATATATTTATGCTCATTTTCAAGTATTAAGCTTAATGAGGGAGATGATCGGTGGTGAATTACATAGGTCTACAAAGACTAGATTTGCAACTCAGTACTACACACTAGAAAGTCTTGCAAAGTATAAAACCCATTTGCAAATAATGTTGTGAATGATAAGT from Papaver somniferum cultivar HN1 unplaced genomic scaffold, ASM357369v1 unplaced-scaffold_19, whole genome shotgun sequence includes these protein-coding regions:
- the LOC113338437 gene encoding uncharacterized protein LOC113338437; the encoded protein is MDSSNASNSNTANTTCDLLPSSSATQTKDPAWEWGERQDLANQNIITCLLCKKLIRGGGITRLKEHLLHIKGNVSSCPNVSIDIMNKVGLVNSVKRTKKAHKDNIDLAYRRANNSDEASDADTDVEEQEVEIDGNMGSRGAGAGASAGVGASQLVSQNQTKRKRISQSNSRGPIDLYMKTDHKKTQQATLERDSAVKEKLMKTAWKCISAWMTENSVSFNTVRCPSFKEMIYAIGDYGKAMPPPSYHQIRTNLFKDRLVEMKKFVDTFREHWKRFGCSIMSDGWTDGKKRHLINFLVNCPKGTVFLKSVDASNRTNDADFIRGLVKEVINDVGEEI